A window from Acinonyx jubatus isolate Ajub_Pintada_27869175 chromosome E1, VMU_Ajub_asm_v1.0, whole genome shotgun sequence encodes these proteins:
- the LOC106987335 gene encoding olfactory receptor 1A1-like: MRENNQSSTLEFILLGVTGQQEQEDFFFILFLFIYPITLIGNLFIILAIHSDIHLHIPMYFFLANLSFVDILFSSVTIPKMLANHLLHSKAISFGGCLAQLYFMIALGNTDSYILAAMAYDRAVAISRPLHYTTIMSPRTCVLLVVVSWVVGNANAFPHTLLTSSLSFCGNKEVASFYCDTIPLLKLACSDIRFNVKVMYLGAGVFSVPLLFIIISYIQVFSTVLRVPSTKGVLKAFSTCGSHLTVVTLYYGTVMGMYFRPLSSYSLKDAVVTVMYMTVIPMLNPFIYSLRNQDMKAALGKLFRKRHSS; the protein is encoded by the coding sequence ATGAGGGAAAACAACCAGTCCTCTACCCTGGAATTCATCCTCCTGGGAGTTACTGGTCAGCAGGAACAGGAAGActtcttcttcatcctcttcctGTTCATTTACCCCATCACATTGATTGGAAACCTGTTCATCATCTTGGCCATTCACTCTGACATTCACCTTCACAtccccatgtactttttccttgCCAACCTCTCCTTTGTTGACATCTTATTCTCCTCTGTAACCATCCCCAAGATGCTAGCCAACCATCTCTTGCACAGCAAAGCCATCTCCTTTGGAGGATGCCTAGCACAGTTGTATTTTATGATTGCCTTAGGTAACACAGATAGCTATATCCTGGCTGCGATGGCATATGATCGTGCCGTGGCCATCAGCCGCCCACTTCATTACACAACTATTATGAGCCCACGGACTTGTGTCTTGCTAGTTGTTGTGTCCTGGGTGGTTGGAAATGCCAATGCCTTCCCGCATACTCTGCTCACATCCAGTCTGTCCTTCTGTGGCAATAAAGAAGTAGCCAGCTTCTACTGTGACACTATCCCTTTGCTCAAACTCGCCTGTTCTGACATCCGTTTTAATGTGAAGGTGATGTACCTAGGGGCTGGTGTTTTCTCTGTACCCTTACTATTCATTATCATCTCCTATATTCAGGTCTTTTCCACAGTCCTGAGGGTTCCATCCACCAAGGGTGTGCTCAAAGCCTTCTCTACCTGTGGTTCCCACCTCACTGTTGTTACTCTATATTATGGGACAGTCATGGGCATGTATTTCCGCCCTCTGTCTAGTTACAGCCTAAAGGATGCAGTGGTAACTGTTATGTACATGACAGTGATCCCAATGTTAAATCCTTTCATTTATAGCCTGAGAAATCAGGACATGAAGGCTGCCCTGGGGAAACTCTTCAGAAAAAGACACTCCTCATAA
- the LOC106987351 gene encoding olfactory receptor 1A1 codes for MKEDNQSSTLEFILLGVTGQQVQEDFFFILFLFIYPITLTGNLLIILAIRSDIRLHNPMYFFLANLSSVDILFSSVTIPKMLANHVLHSKSISFGGCLTQMYFMIALGNTDSYILAAMAYDRAMAISHPLHYTTIMSPQTCVLLVVGSWVVGNANALPHTLLTASLSFCGNKEVANFYCDITPLLKLSCSDIHFNVKMMYLGVGIFSVPLLCIIISYIWVFCTVLWVPSTKGMLKAFSTCGSHLTVVSLYYGTVMGIYFRPLTSYSLKDAIMTVMYMAVTPMLNPFIYSLRNRDMKAALRILFSKRISS; via the coding sequence ATGAAAGAAGACAACCAATCTTCTACCCTGGAATTCATCCTTCTGGGAGTTACTGGTCAACAGGTACAGGAAGActtcttcttcatcctcttcctGTTCATTTACCCCATCACATTGACTGGAAACCTGCTCATCATCTTGGCTATTCGCTCTGACATTCGCCTTCACAAccccatgtattttttccttGCCAACCTCTCCTCCGTTGACATCTTATTCTCCTCTGTAACCATCCCCAAGATGCTAGCCAACCATGTCTTGCACAGCAAATCCATCTCCTTTGGGGGATGTCTaacacaaatgtattttatgattgCCTTGGGTAACACAGATAGCTATATCCTGGCTGCAATGGCATATGATCGTGCCATGGCCATCAGCCACCCACTTCATTACACAACAATTATGAGCCCACAGACTTGTGTCCTTCTAGTTGTTGGATCTTGGGTGGTTGGAAACGCCAATGCCCTCCCCCATACTCTGCTCACAGCTAGTCTGTCCTTCTGTGGCAACAAGGAGGTAGCCAACTTCTACTGTGACATTACCCCTTTGCTTAAGCTGTCCTGTTCTGACATCCACTTCAATGTGAAGATGATGTACCTAGGGGTTGGTATTTTCTCTGTGCCATTACTATGCATCATCATCTCCTACATCTGGGTCTTTTGCACAGTTTTATGGGTTCCTTCCACTAAGGGCATGCTCAAAGCCTTCTCTACCTGTGGCTCCCACCTCACTGTTGTTTCTCTGTATTATGGGACAGTCATGGGCATATATTTCCGCCCTCTGACTAGTTACAGCCTAAAGGATGCAATCATGACTGTTATGTACATGGCAGTGACTCCAATGCTAAATCCTTTCATTTATAGtctgagaaacagagacatgAAGGCTGCCCTGAGGATACTATTCAGCAAGAGAATTTCCTCATAA
- the LOC106987350 gene encoding olfactory receptor 1G1, which yields MEWENLTSISAFVLLGLSKQPEQQEVLFGLFLFMYLVTVGGNLLIILAIIADAHLHTPMYFFLANLSLADACFVSTTVPKMLANIWIQNQAISYAGCLSQLYFFMLFVMLEAFLLAVMAYDRYVAICYPLHYIMVMSPGLCVFLVSASWIMNALHSLLHTLLMNNLSFCAERKIPHFFCDINPLLSLSCTDPFINELVIFTVGGLAGLVCVLCLIISYAHIFSTILKIPSIQGKQKAFSTCSSHLSVVSLFFGTSFCVYFSPPSTRSAQKGTVASVMYTVVTPVLNPFIYSLRNRDIKSSLRKLIWVSKIPSP from the coding sequence ATGGAGTGGGAAAACCTGACCAGCATCTCAGCATTTGTCCTCCTGGGGCTTTCCAAGCAGCCAGAGCAGCAGGAAGTCCTCTTTGGGCTGTTTCTGTTCATGTACCTGGTCACAGTGGGCGGCAACCTCCTCATCATTCTGGCCATCATTGCTGATGCCCACCTCCACacgcccatgtacttcttcctggccaACCTCTCTCTTGCCGATGCCTGCTTTGTGTCCACCACAGTCCCCAAGATGCTGGCAAACATATGGATCCAGAATCAGGCCATCTCATATGCAGGGTGTCTATCGCAACTGTATTTTTTCATGCTGTTTGTGATGCTGGAGGCATTCCTCTTGGCCGTCATGGCCTACGACCGCTATGTGGCCATATGCTACCCGCTCCATTACATCATGGTCATGAGCCCTGGGCTCTGTGTCTTCCTAGTTTCTGCATCCTGGATTATGAATGCCCTCCACTCCCTCCTACACACACTCTTGATGAACAATCTGTCCTTCTGTGCCGAACGCAAGATCCCACACTTCTTCTGTGACATCAACCCACTTCTCAGTCTGTCCTGCACAGATCCCTTCATTAATGAGCTGGTGATTTTCACTGTCGGGGGCCTTGCAGGACTGGTTTGTGTGCTTTGCCTGATAATCTCTTATGCACATATTTTCTCGACCATCCTGAAGATCCCCTCAATTCAGGGGAAGCAGAAAGCCTTTTCCACCTGCAGCTCTCATCTCTCTGTGGTTTCTCTATTCTTTGGGACTTCCTTTTGTGTTTACTTCAGTCCCCCCTCAACCCGCTCAGCACAGAAGGGCACAGTTGCATCAGTGATGTACACAGTAGTAACCCCAGTGCTGAATCCCTTTATCTATAGCTTGAGGAACAGAGACATCAAGTCTTCCTTGAGAAAGCTAATTTGGGTTAGCAAAATCCCTTCCCCTTAG